One Cellulosimicrobium protaetiae genomic region harbors:
- a CDS encoding potassium channel family protein, with protein sequence MGCGRVGATLAQSLESSGHSVAVVDQNPDAFRRLPAEFTGKKVTGVGFDRDTLVQAGIEDAYAFAAVSDGDNSNILSARVVRETFGVEKVVARIYDPQRAEIYQRLGIPTVATVRWTADQVLRRMLPFGATDEYRDPSGRVRLAQVDFHPDWIGRTVRAIEDATGARVAFVSRFGDGVLVTARTVLQENDVLHVLMEDERAATVERLLTHAPKVEAE encoded by the coding sequence ATGGGCTGCGGCCGCGTCGGCGCGACGCTCGCCCAGTCGCTCGAGTCGAGCGGACACTCCGTCGCCGTCGTCGACCAGAACCCCGACGCGTTCCGGCGCCTCCCGGCCGAGTTCACCGGCAAGAAGGTGACGGGCGTCGGGTTCGACCGCGACACGCTCGTGCAGGCCGGGATCGAGGACGCCTACGCGTTCGCCGCGGTCTCCGACGGCGACAACTCGAACATCCTCTCCGCGCGTGTCGTGCGGGAGACGTTCGGCGTCGAGAAGGTCGTGGCCCGCATCTACGACCCCCAGCGCGCGGAGATCTACCAGCGCCTCGGCATCCCCACGGTCGCGACCGTGCGCTGGACCGCGGACCAGGTGCTGCGCCGCATGCTCCCCTTCGGGGCGACGGACGAGTACCGCGACCCCTCGGGCCGGGTGCGGCTCGCCCAGGTCGACTTCCACCCCGACTGGATCGGGCGCACGGTCCGCGCCATCGAGGACGCCACCGGGGCCCGCGTCGCGTTCGTCAGCCGCTTCGGGGACGGGGTCCTCGTCACCGCGCGCACCGTCCTGCAGGAGAACGACGTGCTGCACGTGCTCATGGAGGACGAGCGCGCCGCCACCGTCGAGCGACTGCTCACCCACGCACCGAAGGTCGAGGCCGAGTGA
- a CDS encoding DUF3159 domain-containing protein, with amino-acid sequence MTSSSDASGPVGDRPDPDRVREAVAHDAEVAETVVDDVAAPEDGRARGVRALAGQDFSVADAIGGVRGLVESVAPGLVFVVVYVATTNLPWALWTSVAAALVAVVARLVQRTPVTQAFGGLLGVGIGVIWAWRSGEAQDYFAWGLWTNAAYLVVLLVSVLARWPLVGLVVEGFRSGFGAAAASPASAPASDRAGGPSDPTTDAATADGQRAAEPRAFARWARTWRTDRALMRRYTAATWLWIGLFGARLAVQVPLYLDGDVGWLGTARLVMGIPLWALVLWLTWILVRRPHAAARPTA; translated from the coding sequence ATGACGAGCAGCAGCGACGCGAGCGGCCCCGTGGGCGATCGTCCCGACCCCGACCGGGTGCGTGAGGCCGTGGCGCACGACGCCGAGGTCGCGGAGACCGTCGTCGACGACGTCGCCGCTCCCGAGGACGGGCGCGCGCGCGGAGTCCGGGCGCTCGCCGGTCAGGACTTCTCGGTGGCCGACGCGATCGGCGGCGTGCGCGGTCTCGTCGAGTCCGTCGCCCCGGGTCTCGTCTTCGTCGTCGTCTACGTCGCGACGACGAACCTCCCGTGGGCGCTGTGGACGTCCGTCGCGGCGGCGCTCGTCGCGGTCGTGGCCCGGCTGGTCCAGCGCACCCCCGTGACCCAGGCCTTCGGCGGCCTGCTGGGCGTCGGGATCGGCGTGATCTGGGCATGGCGCTCGGGCGAGGCGCAGGACTACTTCGCGTGGGGGCTGTGGACCAACGCGGCCTACCTGGTGGTGCTCCTCGTGTCCGTCCTGGCCCGCTGGCCGCTCGTGGGCCTCGTCGTCGAGGGCTTCCGCAGCGGCTTCGGCGCGGCTGCCGCGAGCCCGGCGTCCGCACCTGCCTCGGACAGGGCGGGCGGGCCGTCCGACCCCACCACGGACGCGGCGACAGCCGACGGGCAGCGGGCCGCCGAGCCCAGGGCGTTCGCGCGCTGGGCCCGGACGTGGCGGACGGACCGTGCGCTCATGCGCCGGTACACCGCCGCGACGTGGCTGTGGATCGGGCTGTTCGGCGCCCGTCTCGCCGTCCAGGTCCCGCTCTACCTCGACGGCGACGTCGGCTGGCTCGGCACCGCGCGCCTCGTCATGGGCATCCCCCTGTGGGCGCTCGTCCTGTGGCTCACGTGGATCCTGGTCCGCCGACCCCACGCCGCCGCCCGGCCGACCGCGTAG
- the dut gene encoding dUTP diphosphatase yields the protein MPNHHEPATGDVDVLITLLDDVPLPAYAHPGDAGADLVTTVDVELAPGERIVVPTGVSIALPDGYAAFVHPRSGLAAKHGVTVVNAPGTVDAGYRGEIKVTLLNTDAREPVVLRRGDRVAQLVVQKVERARFVQAERLPGSHRGEGGFGSSGGWAAAT from the coding sequence GTGCCGAACCACCACGAGCCCGCGACCGGGGACGTCGACGTCCTCATCACGCTCCTCGACGACGTCCCCCTGCCCGCCTACGCCCACCCGGGCGACGCGGGCGCGGACCTCGTGACGACCGTCGACGTCGAGCTGGCGCCGGGGGAGCGCATCGTCGTCCCCACCGGGGTCTCGATCGCGCTGCCCGACGGCTACGCGGCGTTCGTGCACCCGCGCTCGGGCCTGGCGGCGAAGCACGGCGTGACCGTGGTCAACGCGCCGGGCACCGTGGACGCCGGGTACCGCGGCGAGATCAAGGTGACGCTCCTGAACACCGACGCCCGCGAGCCCGTCGTCCTGCGGCGCGGCGACCGGGTCGCGCAGCTCGTGGTGCAGAAGGTCGAGCGCGCGCGGTTCGTGCAGGCCGAGCGGCTGCCCGGGTCGCACCGCGGCGAGGGCGGCTTCGGGTCGAGCGGCGGGTGGGCCGCCGCGACCTGA
- the sepH gene encoding septation protein SepH — protein MDELELVRLHEDGEHLVLRAPGGAQYTLPITEPLRAAVRRDRPHLEHLRAEGERNLAPREIQARLRAGDSVEDVAEAAGLAVEHVRRFAGPVVAEQEYVVDKVRGSRQGHDEDSPTVGELVAQRLAARDVAPDGVTWSAARRPGASWVVTAAFEVGTGSRAARWEYDAGTRALHALDDEARWLSGTDAPRDAAPGAVAVFDVDATGRGARGPRPAPPADDGTAELLDDLSQRRGVRPRKAPTGPVEVEGQEPFEGFGPQAGVVRDDPDEAEGAPAGATVVHLPSVRTLDAVRLPDPEPDDERPVTQPEHRDGGTSRDERSSAPVPTDGDEPPRSGRPQSAREPRKGKNRSRAKVPSWDEIVFGARPE, from the coding sequence ATGGACGAGCTGGAGCTGGTGAGACTGCACGAGGACGGGGAGCACCTCGTCCTGCGCGCGCCGGGCGGAGCGCAGTACACGCTGCCCATCACCGAGCCGCTGCGCGCGGCCGTGCGGCGCGACCGTCCGCACCTGGAGCACCTGCGTGCCGAGGGTGAGCGCAACCTCGCTCCCCGGGAGATCCAGGCGCGCCTGCGGGCCGGGGACTCCGTCGAGGACGTGGCCGAGGCCGCCGGCCTGGCCGTGGAGCACGTGCGCCGCTTCGCCGGGCCGGTCGTCGCGGAGCAGGAGTACGTGGTCGACAAGGTCCGCGGCTCGCGCCAGGGGCACGACGAGGACTCGCCGACGGTGGGCGAGCTCGTCGCGCAGCGACTGGCCGCGCGCGACGTCGCCCCCGACGGGGTGACGTGGAGCGCGGCGCGACGGCCCGGCGCGTCCTGGGTCGTGACGGCGGCCTTCGAGGTCGGGACGGGGAGCCGGGCCGCCCGCTGGGAGTACGACGCGGGGACGCGGGCGCTCCACGCTCTCGACGACGAGGCGCGCTGGCTGTCCGGGACGGACGCCCCGCGCGACGCGGCGCCCGGCGCCGTCGCCGTGTTCGACGTCGACGCGACGGGGCGCGGTGCGCGGGGGCCGCGTCCCGCTCCCCCTGCCGACGACGGCACCGCCGAGCTCCTCGACGACCTGAGCCAGCGCCGCGGGGTGCGTCCGCGCAAGGCACCGACGGGCCCGGTCGAGGTGGAGGGTCAGGAGCCGTTCGAGGGGTTCGGCCCCCAGGCCGGCGTCGTGCGCGACGACCCGGACGAGGCCGAGGGTGCTCCGGCCGGGGCGACCGTCGTCCACCTGCCGTCGGTCCGCACGCTCGACGCCGTGCGGCTCCCTGACCCGGAGCCCGACGACGAGCGGCCGGTCACGCAGCCGGAGCACCGCGACGGCGGTACGTCGCGGGACGAGCGGTCGTCCGCACCCGTCCCCACGGACGGGGACGAGCCGCCGCGCTCAGGTCGGCCGCAGTCCGCGCGCGAGCCCCGGAAGGGGAAGAACCGCTCGCGCGCGAAGGTCCCGAGCTGGGACGAGATCGTCTTCGGAGCTCGCCCCGAGTGA
- a CDS encoding APC family permease: MSEIADAAKRLLLGRPVRSEHLGHTLLPKRVALPVFASDALSSVAYAPDEILLTLAIAGLSATMISPWVGLAVVVVLLTVVASYRQNVRAYPSGGGDYEVATVNLGPTAGVGVASALMVDYVLTVAVSISSGAQYAASAIPALRDHEAAFAIGLVVLLTLVNLRGVKESGTFFAIPVYLFMLAIGTTAIVGFFRYATGTLGPAESAQFELTAESGFDQGLIGIAGAFLVARAFASGCAALTGVEAISNGVPAFRKPKSRNAATTLALLGGISAVMMLSILFLARATGVHYAEDPHTQLALNGEPLPVDYVQHPVIGQLAETVFDGVPLLFFIVSAVTGLILVLAANTAFNGFPVLGSILAKDGYLPRQLHTRGDRLAFSNGIITLAVAAIVLIWAFDAEVTRLIQLYIVGVFVSFTLSQLGMVRHWTRALRTEHQPRERARMRRSRVVNTIGLAMTGTVLVIVLITKFTHGAWIAILAMAVVFVLMKSIRRHYDTVRDELALGDEAAAARALPSRVHAIVLVSKIHRPTMRALAYARASRPSVLEAVTVGVDAEDVEELMKQWEALDLPVPLRVLDSPFREITRPVLSYVRSVRRESPRDLVVVYIPEYVVGHWWEQLLHNQSALRLKGRLLFTPGVVVASVPWQLSSTEGQTGLEGEGFRQRFTGY, encoded by the coding sequence GTGTCGGAGATCGCTGATGCCGCGAAGCGGCTGCTGCTCGGGCGGCCTGTCCGCAGCGAGCACCTGGGGCACACGCTGCTCCCCAAGCGTGTGGCCCTGCCCGTGTTCGCGTCCGACGCCCTGTCGTCCGTCGCGTACGCCCCGGACGAGATCCTCCTGACGCTCGCGATCGCGGGCCTCAGCGCGACGATGATCTCGCCGTGGGTGGGCCTCGCCGTCGTGGTGGTGCTGCTGACCGTCGTCGCGTCCTACCGCCAGAACGTGCGTGCCTACCCGTCGGGCGGCGGCGACTACGAGGTCGCGACGGTCAACCTCGGCCCGACGGCGGGCGTGGGCGTCGCGTCGGCGCTCATGGTCGACTACGTGCTCACGGTGGCGGTCTCGATCTCGTCGGGCGCCCAGTACGCGGCGAGCGCGATCCCCGCCCTGCGCGACCACGAGGCCGCGTTCGCGATCGGGCTCGTCGTGCTCCTCACGCTCGTCAACCTGCGGGGCGTCAAGGAGTCGGGGACGTTCTTCGCGATCCCGGTCTACCTCTTCATGCTGGCCATCGGGACGACGGCGATCGTCGGGTTCTTCCGCTACGCCACGGGCACCCTCGGCCCGGCCGAGAGCGCGCAGTTCGAGCTCACGGCGGAGAGCGGGTTCGACCAGGGGCTCATCGGCATCGCGGGAGCCTTCCTCGTGGCCCGCGCCTTCGCGTCCGGGTGCGCCGCGCTCACCGGTGTCGAGGCCATCAGCAACGGCGTCCCGGCGTTCCGCAAGCCGAAGTCGCGCAACGCCGCCACGACGCTCGCCCTGCTGGGCGGCATCTCCGCCGTGATGATGCTCTCGATCCTCTTCCTCGCCCGCGCGACGGGCGTCCACTACGCGGAGGACCCGCACACGCAGCTCGCGCTGAACGGGGAGCCGCTGCCGGTGGACTACGTCCAGCACCCCGTGATCGGGCAGCTCGCGGAGACCGTGTTCGACGGCGTGCCGCTGCTGTTCTTCATCGTCTCCGCCGTGACGGGTCTCATCCTCGTCCTCGCGGCGAACACGGCGTTCAACGGGTTCCCCGTGCTCGGCTCGATCCTCGCGAAGGACGGCTACCTGCCCCGCCAGCTCCACACGCGAGGCGACCGGCTGGCCTTCTCCAACGGGATCATCACGCTCGCGGTCGCGGCGATCGTGCTCATCTGGGCCTTCGACGCCGAGGTCACGCGCCTCATCCAGCTCTACATCGTCGGCGTCTTCGTGTCGTTCACGCTGTCCCAGCTCGGCATGGTGCGGCACTGGACCCGGGCGCTGCGCACCGAGCACCAGCCGCGCGAGCGCGCCCGCATGCGTCGCTCGCGCGTGGTCAACACGATCGGTCTCGCGATGACCGGGACCGTCCTCGTCATCGTGCTGATCACCAAGTTCACGCACGGCGCCTGGATCGCGATCCTCGCCATGGCGGTCGTCTTCGTCCTCATGAAGTCGATCCGCCGGCACTACGACACGGTGCGCGACGAGCTCGCGCTCGGCGACGAGGCCGCGGCGGCCCGCGCGCTGCCCAGCCGCGTGCACGCGATCGTCCTCGTCTCCAAGATCCACCGCCCGACGATGCGGGCCCTGGCGTACGCGCGTGCGTCGCGCCCGTCGGTCCTGGAGGCCGTCACCGTCGGCGTGGACGCCGAGGACGTCGAGGAGCTCATGAAGCAGTGGGAGGCGCTCGATCTCCCCGTGCCCCTGCGGGTCCTCGACTCGCCCTTCCGCGAGATCACGCGTCCGGTGCTGTCGTACGTGCGCTCGGTCCGGCGCGAGTCCCCGCGCGACCTCGTGGTCGTCTACATCCCCGAGTACGTCGTCGGGCACTGGTGGGAGCAGCTCTTGCACAACCAGAGCGCGCTGCGGCTCAAGGGTCGGCTGCTCTTCACGCCGGGCGTCGTCGTGGCCTCCGTGCCGTGGCAGCTCTCCTCGACCGAGGGGCAGACCGGTCTCGAGGGCGAGGGGTTCCGCCAGCGCTTCACCGGGTACTGA
- a CDS encoding DUF3710 domain-containing protein produces the protein MGLFRRSRSSEPSESPESSTPSAATSEQVDDGAPATGTADEKPARGPYDSTQVPERGPRLDLGAVWLPGVPGMELRMEVDKKTQRITGVACAVAGSGLQVQAFAAPRTDGIWDEIRGEIAASVTKQGGTVDDLPGPFGRELLARIPAQTPDGRPGVRPARFVGVDGPRWFLRGVLTGKAAVDPAEARLLESVFANIVVVRDQNPRPPRDLLTLHLPGKGPEAAAPTPAGAPETPSFDPLTRGPEITEIR, from the coding sequence GTGGGTCTGTTCCGTCGCTCCAGGTCGTCCGAGCCGAGCGAGTCGCCCGAGTCGTCGACGCCGTCGGCTGCGACCTCCGAGCAGGTCGACGACGGCGCGCCCGCCACGGGGACGGCCGACGAGAAGCCGGCCCGTGGCCCGTACGACTCCACCCAGGTCCCCGAGCGCGGACCGCGCCTCGACCTCGGCGCGGTCTGGCTCCCCGGCGTCCCCGGGATGGAGCTGCGCATGGAGGTCGACAAGAAGACGCAGCGCATCACGGGCGTCGCGTGCGCCGTCGCGGGCTCGGGGCTGCAGGTGCAGGCGTTCGCCGCGCCCCGCACCGACGGGATCTGGGACGAGATCCGGGGCGAGATCGCCGCCTCCGTGACCAAGCAGGGCGGCACGGTCGACGACCTCCCCGGCCCGTTCGGCCGCGAGCTGCTCGCCCGCATCCCCGCGCAGACGCCCGACGGGCGCCCCGGGGTGCGGCCCGCCCGGTTCGTCGGCGTCGACGGTCCCCGCTGGTTCCTGCGCGGCGTCCTCACGGGCAAGGCGGCGGTCGACCCCGCCGAGGCACGGCTGCTCGAGTCGGTGTTCGCCAACATCGTCGTCGTCCGCGACCAGAACCCGCGCCCCCCGCGCGACCTGCTCACGCTCCACCTGCCCGGCAAGGGGCCGGAGGCGGCCGCCCCGACGCCCGCCGGGGCGCCCGAGACGCCGTCGTTCGACCCGCTGACGCGTGGGCCGGAGATCACGGAGATCCGCTGA
- a CDS encoding trimeric intracellular cation channel family protein has product MILDLVPGDALELGGVFFAALSGGLAAVRKRFDLVGVLVLAWVAGLGGGLMRDVLIGAIPPVGISDWRLVAVAVLAGVVTFFWHPRLERLRRSIIVLDAGALALFVLSGTMKALDYGVGPLAAVFAGVLTGVGGGILRDLLTNEAPLLFQDKQLYAIPALAGAALTAVLAEAGALGPLSQAGVLALVFGFRLLSLRLGWSAPGPWEGRTGRRRSGRM; this is encoded by the coding sequence GTGATCCTCGACCTCGTGCCCGGCGACGCCCTCGAGCTCGGTGGCGTGTTCTTCGCGGCGCTGTCGGGCGGGCTCGCCGCCGTGCGCAAGCGGTTCGACCTCGTGGGCGTCCTCGTGCTCGCGTGGGTGGCGGGCCTGGGCGGCGGGCTGATGCGCGACGTGCTCATCGGCGCGATCCCGCCCGTCGGTATCTCGGACTGGCGGCTCGTGGCCGTGGCCGTGCTCGCGGGCGTCGTGACCTTCTTCTGGCACCCGCGCCTGGAGCGCCTGCGCCGCAGCATCATCGTGCTCGACGCCGGCGCCCTCGCGCTGTTCGTCCTGTCCGGGACGATGAAGGCGCTCGACTACGGCGTCGGGCCCCTCGCGGCGGTGTTCGCCGGCGTCCTCACCGGCGTCGGGGGCGGCATCCTGCGCGACCTGCTGACCAACGAGGCGCCGTTGCTGTTCCAGGACAAGCAGCTCTACGCGATCCCGGCGCTCGCGGGCGCCGCACTGACCGCCGTGCTCGCGGAGGCGGGTGCGCTCGGCCCGCTCTCCCAGGCGGGCGTCCTCGCGCTCGTGTTCGGCTTCCGGCTCCTCTCGCTCCGCCTCGGCTGGTCCGCGCCCGGGCCCTGGGAGGGTCGCACCGGACGCCGCAGGTCGGGCAGGATGTGA
- a CDS encoding inositol monophosphatase family protein translates to MRLFIDDPRQPDDVTVADLRDLAERLAREAGDLVRSGRPDTVEVAATKSTATDVVTRMDADSEALLRRGIAAARPDDAILGEEEGASSGTSGITWVIDPVDGTVNYLYGIASYAVSVAAVVGPPDPLEWTVLAGAVHSVVDGRTWTAGLGAGATVDGRPVHVSAETDLGQCLVGTGFGYDAERRRAQARVLVDVLPQVRDIRRLGSAAIDLCLVASGELDLYYERGLNPWDMAAGALVAHEAGARVTGLRGRPADREMTVAGPPEAVARLVGILEDADADSDS, encoded by the coding sequence GTGCGCCTCTTCATCGACGACCCCCGGCAGCCCGACGACGTGACGGTGGCCGACCTCCGCGACCTCGCCGAGCGCCTCGCGCGCGAGGCGGGCGACCTCGTCCGCTCCGGTCGACCCGACACGGTCGAGGTCGCCGCCACCAAGTCGACGGCCACCGACGTCGTCACGCGCATGGACGCGGACTCCGAGGCGCTGCTGCGCCGCGGCATCGCGGCAGCGCGGCCCGACGACGCGATCCTCGGCGAGGAGGAGGGCGCCTCGTCCGGCACGTCGGGCATCACGTGGGTGATCGACCCCGTGGACGGCACCGTCAACTACCTCTACGGGATCGCGTCGTACGCGGTGTCGGTCGCCGCGGTCGTCGGCCCGCCGGACCCGCTGGAGTGGACCGTCCTCGCCGGTGCGGTGCACTCCGTCGTCGACGGGCGTACGTGGACGGCGGGCCTGGGGGCGGGTGCGACGGTCGACGGGCGCCCCGTGCACGTGAGCGCGGAGACGGACCTGGGGCAGTGCCTCGTGGGGACCGGGTTCGGGTACGACGCGGAGCGCCGACGGGCGCAGGCGCGCGTGCTCGTGGACGTGCTGCCGCAGGTCCGGGACATCCGGCGGCTCGGCTCGGCGGCGATCGACCTGTGCCTCGTCGCGTCGGGAGAGCTCGACCTGTACTACGAGCGCGGCCTCAACCCGTGGGACATGGCCGCGGGAGCGCTCGTCGCGCACGAGGCCGGAGCCCGCGTGACGGGCCTGCGGGGCCGCCCGGCGGACCGTGAGATGACCGTCGCGGGGCCGCCCGAGGCGGTCGCGCGGCTCGTGGGGATCCTCGAGGACGCGGACGCCGACTCGGACTCCTGA
- a CDS encoding DUF3093 domain-containing protein, translated as MTDAADRSTSSSAPGGASGEAAGGASGGATTSGTPGAASYRERLLPGVGGWAATLGFAAVLGIALWPASHAIAIGVGVLAAVAGVVGLWWTSPVVAVVDGELCAGRAHVPTSLLGQITTLDAETMRVQLGPRLDARAFVCLRAWARTGVHVTLEDPLDPTPYWLVSTRHPQRLADAIRTAQAS; from the coding sequence ATGACCGACGCCGCCGACCGCAGCACCTCGTCGTCCGCCCCGGGCGGAGCCTCCGGAGAAGCAGCCGGAGGAGCATCTGGAGGAGCCACGACGTCCGGCACCCCGGGGGCCGCGTCGTACCGGGAACGCCTGCTCCCGGGCGTCGGCGGCTGGGCCGCCACCCTGGGCTTCGCCGCGGTGCTCGGGATCGCGCTGTGGCCCGCGAGCCACGCCATCGCGATCGGGGTGGGAGTGCTCGCCGCCGTCGCGGGGGTCGTCGGGCTGTGGTGGACGTCGCCCGTCGTCGCGGTGGTGGACGGCGAGCTGTGCGCGGGCCGCGCCCACGTCCCCACGTCGCTGCTCGGGCAGATCACGACGCTCGACGCGGAGACGATGCGCGTCCAGCTCGGCCCGCGACTCGACGCCCGTGCCTTCGTGTGCCTGCGCGCGTGGGCGCGGACGGGGGTCCACGTCACGCTCGAGGACCCCCTGGACCCCACGCCGTACTGGCTCGTCTCCACGCGGCACCCGCAGCGCCTCGCGGACGCGATCCGGACCGCGCAGGCGTCCTGA
- a CDS encoding DUF4193 domain-containing protein: protein MATDYDAPRKSEEELSEDSLQELQARRSDKSSGVVDEDETEAAEGFELPGADLSGEELSVRVLPRQADEFTCASCFLVHHRSQLAYEKNGQQICSECAA, encoded by the coding sequence ATGGCAACAGACTACGACGCCCCCCGCAAGAGTGAAGAGGAGCTCAGCGAGGACTCGCTCCAGGAGCTCCAGGCTCGTCGCTCCGACAAGAGCTCGGGCGTCGTTGACGAGGACGAGACCGAGGCGGCGGAAGGTTTCGAGCTGCCCGGTGCCGACCTGTCCGGCGAGGAGCTCTCCGTCCGGGTCCTGCCTCGTCAGGCGGACGAGTTCACGTGCGCGAGCTGCTTCCTCGTGCACCACCGCAGCCAGCTCGCGTACGAGAAGAACGGGCAGCAGATCTGCTCGGAGTGCGCCGCCTGA
- a CDS encoding potassium channel family protein, with protein sequence MRVVIAGAGSVGRSIARELLSHDHEVMLIDKQPAAMRVAQVAEADWLLADACELSTLAEAKVDECDVIVAATGDDKVNLVVSLLAKTEFGVPRTVARVNNPKNEWMFDESWGVDVAVSTPRIMTAMVEEAVAVGDLVRIFTFHQSGADILEVTLPPTSPLVGRRVGEVPWPADTVLAAIVRGVRPIAPSQDDTLEAGDELLLVTGNEADEGALSRLLASEPADDTDADLVETARDDDLL encoded by the coding sequence ATGCGCGTCGTCATCGCGGGAGCCGGTTCGGTCGGTCGCTCGATCGCCCGCGAGCTCCTCAGCCACGACCACGAGGTCATGCTGATCGACAAGCAGCCGGCCGCCATGCGCGTCGCGCAGGTCGCGGAGGCGGACTGGCTGCTCGCGGACGCGTGCGAGCTCTCGACGCTCGCCGAGGCCAAGGTCGACGAGTGCGACGTCATCGTGGCGGCGACCGGCGACGACAAGGTGAACCTCGTCGTCTCGCTCCTCGCCAAGACCGAGTTCGGCGTGCCCCGCACGGTCGCGCGCGTGAACAACCCGAAGAACGAGTGGATGTTCGACGAGTCCTGGGGCGTCGACGTCGCCGTCTCCACGCCGCGGATCATGACGGCGATGGTCGAGGAGGCGGTCGCCGTCGGGGACCTCGTGCGGATCTTCACGTTCCACCAGTCGGGTGCCGACATCCTCGAGGTCACGCTCCCCCCGACGTCCCCGCTCGTCGGGCGCCGGGTCGGTGAGGTGCCCTGGCCCGCGGACACCGTGCTCGCGGCGATCGTCCGCGGCGTGCGCCCCATCGCGCCGAGCCAGGACGACACGCTGGAGGCCGGCGACGAGCTGCTGCTCGTGACGGGCAACGAGGCGGACGAGGGGGCGCTGAGCCGCCTGCTCGCCAGCGAGCCCGCGGACGACACCGACGCCGACCTCGTCGAGACCGCCCGGGACGACGACCTGCTCTGA
- a CDS encoding OB-fold nucleic acid binding domain-containing protein codes for MVPTLRDAWRTALASQEELAADEERTEAARQTGCRAVSELPNRRRAKITGVLRSVVLRPRDGVPTVEVELFDGSGVVDLVWLGRRRIAGIEPGRRALVEGLVCDVDGRRTIFNPRYELLAKPGE; via the coding sequence ATGGTCCCGACCCTGCGCGACGCGTGGCGCACGGCCCTCGCCTCCCAGGAGGAGCTGGCCGCCGACGAGGAGCGCACCGAGGCCGCCCGCCAGACGGGCTGCCGCGCGGTCTCCGAGCTGCCCAACCGGCGCCGCGCCAAGATCACGGGCGTGCTGCGCTCCGTCGTCCTCCGCCCGCGCGACGGTGTCCCGACCGTCGAGGTGGAGCTGTTCGACGGGTCGGGCGTCGTCGACCTGGTGTGGCTCGGGCGCCGTCGCATCGCGGGGATCGAGCCCGGCCGCCGTGCCCTCGTCGAGGGGCTGGTGTGCGACGTCGACGGCCGCCGCACGATCTTCAACCCGCGCTACGAGCTCCTCGCCAAGCCGGGGGAGTGA